The following proteins come from a genomic window of Corallococcus sp. NCRR:
- a CDS encoding M24 family metallopeptidase — protein sequence MTRVRPILLSALLSASLAHAAPAVPAAEGAWPRVRKERLQKLLPQAMARAGVDAWVVLCRENDNDPLAAHVGGENAGGTAAFLFLRDGEKLRSTALSPEGEATALRDMGVVDEVVAFERGADVNALIAARLSKAKPSKVAINSSERMSIADGLSATQRAKLEAALSPALRKKLVSSEDLVSEWLSVKTPEEVDIMRKAADITAKLEEEAYRTVVPGKTRDSDVARFLKKRIAELGVGDGWQPDQNPNVNSGPTRGHSNATDRVIQPGDFIQTDFGIRVGGTWVTDIQRFAYVLAPGEKQPPAEALAKWEKSKKGSRIALAAMKPGVRGYDVDKAQRDWMREAGSEPVMWGTGHPVGYWAHDAGPALSGAASGKPPSGSALRKLQPGQVFAFDGFYAWKDGSSPDALRILSVEEMAVVTETGAEYLNPPQEQLILIPSPVTPAKQ from the coding sequence ATGACGCGTGTCCGGCCCATCCTCCTCTCCGCCCTGTTGTCCGCCTCCCTCGCCCACGCGGCGCCCGCCGTGCCCGCCGCGGAGGGCGCGTGGCCCCGCGTGCGCAAGGAGCGCCTCCAGAAGCTGCTGCCCCAGGCCATGGCCCGCGCGGGCGTGGACGCGTGGGTGGTGCTCTGCCGTGAGAACGACAACGACCCGCTCGCGGCCCACGTGGGCGGGGAGAACGCGGGCGGCACCGCCGCGTTCCTGTTCCTGCGCGACGGCGAGAAGCTGCGCTCCACCGCGCTCTCCCCAGAAGGCGAGGCCACCGCGCTCCGGGACATGGGCGTGGTGGATGAAGTCGTGGCCTTCGAGCGCGGCGCGGACGTGAACGCGCTCATCGCCGCGCGGCTGTCCAAGGCGAAGCCTTCGAAGGTGGCCATCAACTCATCGGAGCGGATGTCCATCGCGGACGGCCTGTCCGCCACGCAGCGCGCGAAGCTGGAGGCGGCGCTGTCCCCCGCGCTGCGCAAGAAGCTGGTGTCCTCCGAGGACCTGGTCTCCGAGTGGCTGTCCGTGAAGACGCCCGAGGAGGTGGACATCATGCGCAAGGCCGCGGACATCACCGCGAAGCTGGAGGAGGAGGCGTACCGCACCGTGGTGCCCGGCAAGACGCGGGACTCGGACGTGGCGCGCTTCCTCAAGAAGCGCATCGCGGAGCTGGGCGTGGGTGACGGGTGGCAGCCGGACCAGAACCCCAACGTGAACAGCGGGCCCACGCGCGGGCACTCGAACGCCACCGACCGCGTCATCCAGCCGGGGGACTTCATCCAGACGGACTTCGGCATCCGCGTGGGCGGCACGTGGGTGACGGACATCCAGCGCTTCGCGTACGTGCTGGCGCCGGGGGAGAAGCAGCCTCCCGCGGAGGCGCTGGCGAAGTGGGAGAAGTCGAAGAAGGGCAGCCGCATCGCGCTCGCGGCGATGAAGCCCGGCGTGCGCGGCTACGACGTGGACAAGGCCCAGCGCGACTGGATGCGCGAAGCGGGCTCCGAGCCCGTGATGTGGGGCACCGGCCATCCCGTGGGCTACTGGGCGCATGACGCGGGCCCCGCCCTGTCCGGCGCGGCGTCCGGCAAGCCGCCCTCCGGCTCCGCGCTGCGCAAGCTCCAGCCGGGCCAGGTGTTCGCCTTCGACGGCTTCTACGCGTGGAAGGACGGCAGCAGCCCGGACGCGCTGCGCATCCTCTCCGTGGAGGAGATGGCCGTCGTCACGGAGACCGGCGCCGAGTACCTCAACCCACCCCAGGAGCAGCTCATCCTCATCCCGTCTCCCGTCACGCCCGCGAAACAGTGA
- a CDS encoding class I SAM-dependent methyltransferase, with the protein MRVEETDAAAEYVLGNEDRELQRLMLQAQVYAPLTEGVLRAAGLKPGMRVLDVGCGVGDVSFLAAQLVGPTGEVVGVDREARVLDCARRRAGARGMPHVRFQQSSLESLPVEAPFDFIVGRLVLMFQPDPVSFVRRMAEHLRPGGVLVMHELELAAMGLAHPKLPLFNRVWGWMLPTCERVGIKVHMGMELVSTLRRAGLVVDDGVVGGRLGVTPDAETTHALVETVRTLLPHMERLGVALAMEVDIDTLAARLTAELRANGGVLVPSLMVGVWGHRPGPV; encoded by the coding sequence ATGCGTGTCGAAGAAACCGATGCCGCCGCCGAGTACGTCCTGGGCAACGAGGACCGGGAGCTGCAACGGCTCATGCTCCAGGCCCAGGTGTACGCGCCGCTGACGGAGGGCGTGCTGCGCGCGGCGGGCCTCAAGCCCGGCATGCGCGTGCTGGACGTGGGCTGCGGCGTGGGGGACGTGTCCTTCCTCGCCGCGCAGCTGGTGGGCCCCACGGGGGAGGTGGTGGGCGTGGACCGCGAGGCCCGCGTCCTCGACTGCGCCCGGCGCCGCGCCGGAGCGCGCGGCATGCCCCACGTGCGCTTCCAGCAGAGCAGCCTGGAGTCCCTGCCCGTCGAAGCCCCCTTTGACTTCATCGTCGGCCGGCTGGTGCTGATGTTCCAGCCAGACCCGGTGTCGTTCGTCCGCCGCATGGCGGAGCACCTGCGCCCCGGCGGCGTGCTGGTGATGCACGAGCTGGAGCTGGCGGCCATGGGCCTGGCTCACCCGAAGCTGCCGCTGTTCAACCGCGTCTGGGGCTGGATGCTGCCCACCTGCGAGCGCGTGGGCATCAAGGTCCACATGGGCATGGAGCTGGTGTCCACGCTGCGGCGGGCGGGGCTGGTGGTGGATGACGGCGTGGTGGGCGGACGGCTGGGCGTGACGCCGGACGCGGAGACCACGCACGCCCTGGTGGAGACCGTGCGCACGCTGCTGCCCCACATGGAGCGGCTGGGCGTGGCGCTGGCCATGGAGGTGGACATCGACACACTGGCCGCCCGCCTCACCGCCGAGCTGCGCGCCAACGGCGGCGTGCTGGTGCCCAGCCTCATGGTGGGCGTCTGGGGCCACCGTCCAGGCCCTGTCTGA
- a CDS encoding TIM44-like domain-containing protein — protein sequence MRRSTSVLLLAVALFLGLGLASLPDAEARPGGGSTYRGSSRSSSSSRSSSSSRSSSSSRSSSFGSSSSRSSYSSGSRSYSSGGSSSSDGGGAFGGFCLLIVVMGMVAIVVMNMKSGAGQRDWSTTAPRRPPPPQRQGSLRTKLAHLARVGPRGSDGSTQPLDPEFSIVLFEDFVYSLFARVHEARGGGRLDTLGGWLSDGAIASLERMGTPDAVKAVVVGAVTYESVEGISANSQRVRVVLRFEANYTEVTSGSEQSWYVAEEWLLERDATAKSRAPEDARAFKCPHCGAPLESVHGHKCSYCDTVVNTGEFDWVVTRVASQERERRGPQLTGTTEEQGTELPTVKDSRAQERLNALLHDDPESTPLALRKRLEFIFHEMQTAWAAREWKGMRPFLSDNLFQTQLYWINAYRAAGLRNITEDAHITNIVLARVTRDAYFDAVTLRVYASSLDYTVRDRDGQVVGGSRSHERAYSEYWTLIRGRGVQGRPSTQKNCPSCGAPLSINMAGHCTHCQARVTSGEFDWVLSRIEQDEAYQG from the coding sequence GTGAGGCGCTCCACTTCCGTCCTCCTCCTCGCCGTCGCGCTGTTCCTCGGGCTGGGGCTCGCCTCCCTGCCGGACGCCGAGGCGCGCCCCGGCGGTGGCAGCACCTACCGGGGCTCCAGCCGCAGCTCGTCGAGCAGCCGCAGCTCATCCAGCAGCCGCAGCTCATCCAGCAGCCGGTCCTCCTCCTTCGGCTCCAGCAGCAGCCGGTCCTCGTACAGCTCCGGCTCCCGCTCCTACAGCTCCGGCGGCTCGTCGTCCTCGGATGGCGGCGGAGCGTTTGGCGGCTTCTGCCTGCTCATCGTCGTCATGGGTATGGTGGCCATCGTCGTCATGAACATGAAGTCCGGCGCGGGCCAGCGGGACTGGAGCACCACCGCGCCCCGCAGGCCTCCTCCGCCCCAGCGCCAGGGCTCGCTGCGCACGAAGCTCGCGCACCTGGCCCGGGTGGGGCCCCGGGGTTCGGACGGGTCGACGCAACCGTTGGACCCCGAGTTCTCCATCGTCCTCTTCGAGGACTTCGTCTATTCGCTCTTCGCCCGCGTGCACGAGGCGCGCGGCGGCGGACGCCTGGACACGCTGGGCGGCTGGCTGTCCGACGGCGCCATCGCTTCGCTCGAGCGGATGGGCACTCCGGACGCGGTGAAGGCCGTGGTGGTGGGCGCCGTCACGTACGAGTCCGTGGAGGGCATCAGCGCGAACAGCCAGCGCGTCCGCGTCGTCCTGCGCTTCGAGGCCAACTACACGGAGGTCACCTCCGGCTCCGAGCAGAGCTGGTACGTCGCGGAGGAGTGGCTGCTGGAGCGCGACGCGACCGCGAAGTCCCGGGCGCCCGAGGACGCACGCGCGTTCAAGTGCCCCCACTGCGGCGCGCCGCTGGAGTCCGTGCACGGCCACAAGTGCTCGTACTGCGACACGGTGGTGAACACCGGCGAGTTCGACTGGGTGGTGACGCGCGTGGCGTCGCAGGAGCGCGAGCGGCGCGGCCCGCAGCTCACCGGCACCACGGAGGAGCAGGGCACGGAGCTGCCCACCGTCAAGGACTCGCGCGCGCAGGAGCGGCTGAACGCGCTCTTGCATGACGACCCGGAGTCGACGCCGCTGGCGCTGCGCAAGCGCCTGGAGTTCATCTTCCACGAGATGCAGACCGCGTGGGCCGCGCGCGAGTGGAAGGGCATGCGGCCCTTCCTCAGCGACAACCTCTTCCAGACGCAGTTGTACTGGATCAACGCCTACCGCGCGGCCGGCCTGCGCAACATCACGGAGGACGCGCACATCACGAACATCGTGCTCGCGCGCGTGACGCGGGATGCGTACTTCGACGCCGTCACCCTGCGCGTGTACGCGTCCAGTCTGGACTACACGGTGCGGGACCGGGACGGACAGGTCGTGGGCGGCAGTCGTTCCCACGAGCGCGCCTACAGCGAGTACTGGACGCTCATCCGCGGCCGGGGTGTGCAGGGCAGGCCCTCCACGCAGAAGAACTGCCCGTCGTGCGGCGCCCCGCTGTCCATCAACATGGCGGGCCACTGCACGCACTGCCAGGCGCGCGTGACGTCCGGCGAGTTCGACTGGGTACTCAGCCGCATCGAACAGGACGAGGCCTACCAGGGCTGA
- a CDS encoding tetratricopeptide repeat protein, translating into MAKTASRKSPAKARKQPARPAAPAKTPARPVKAKVEKVEPRRASASSPKPPVLEAEPVFDSGPVADPRAAAPRSLPAGEPKGRVLPFEIDPAQLEAGFQKLRGELVHWTNKGRYTKVRFKFRGKQLLPDLPLAAVVAAEGLSFYWGGILRVLVANVVGKSVFEVELVNDADKRVQAGREALLSGDVDQALALFREALAMDRDNASAHLNVGVALKLRGDREGALAAFEAAKARDPEGGVGAEAERLAANLRPKG; encoded by the coding sequence ATGGCAAAGACGGCATCCCGCAAGTCCCCCGCGAAGGCCAGGAAGCAGCCCGCGCGCCCCGCCGCGCCCGCGAAGACACCGGCCCGGCCGGTGAAGGCGAAGGTGGAGAAGGTCGAGCCCCGCCGCGCCTCCGCGTCGTCCCCGAAGCCCCCCGTGCTGGAGGCCGAGCCCGTCTTCGACTCCGGCCCCGTGGCCGACCCCCGCGCGGCCGCGCCCAGGAGCCTGCCCGCCGGTGAGCCGAAGGGCCGGGTGCTGCCCTTCGAGATCGACCCGGCCCAGTTGGAGGCCGGCTTCCAGAAGCTCCGCGGCGAGCTGGTCCACTGGACCAACAAGGGCCGCTACACCAAGGTCCGCTTCAAGTTCCGGGGCAAGCAGCTGCTGCCCGACCTGCCCCTGGCCGCCGTCGTCGCCGCAGAGGGGCTGTCGTTCTACTGGGGCGGCATCCTGCGCGTGCTCGTGGCCAACGTGGTGGGCAAGAGCGTGTTCGAGGTGGAGCTCGTCAACGACGCGGACAAGCGCGTCCAGGCGGGCCGCGAGGCGCTCCTGTCCGGCGACGTGGACCAGGCGCTCGCGCTGTTCCGCGAGGCGCTCGCCATGGACCGCGACAACGCCTCCGCGCACCTCAACGTGGGCGTGGCGCTGAAGCTCCGCGGCGACCGCGAAGGGGCGCTCGCCGCGTTCGAAGCGGCGAAGGCTAGGGACCCCGAGGGCGGCGTGGGCGCGGAGGCCGAACGGCTGGCCGCGAACCTCCGCCCGAAGGGCTGA
- a CDS encoding response regulator, translated as MPTVLVIDDDLFVLATVGDTLRDAGYTVLTVQSPAEAFHLDLSSVAAILCDYNMPDMNGSDVLAAMRDLQACQAPFIFLTGHSELDDLLPVAIRYGAELLPKPVDPAELTRLLRKQIAA; from the coding sequence ATGCCAACCGTGCTGGTCATCGACGATGACCTCTTCGTGCTCGCGACCGTGGGAGACACCCTGCGGGACGCGGGCTACACGGTGCTCACGGTGCAGTCCCCCGCCGAGGCCTTCCACCTGGACCTCTCCAGCGTCGCGGCCATCCTGTGCGACTACAACATGCCGGACATGAACGGCTCCGACGTGCTCGCCGCCATGCGCGATCTGCAGGCATGCCAGGCGCCGTTCATCTTCCTCACCGGCCACTCGGAGCTGGATGACCTGCTGCCCGTGGCCATCCGCTACGGCGCGGAGCTCCTGCCCAAGCCGGTGGACCCCGCGGAGCTGACGCGGCTGTTGCGCAAGCAGATCGCCGCCTGA
- a CDS encoding nuclear transport factor 2 family protein produces the protein MSRLLVACAVLLGTASFAQAPAAPPPQPKATAPAAPEKPNPIKASAERTQAALAQLPKAKPEDVKSQDAILKALYDVISGPAGAPRDWQRFRSLFYPGAQLIPLARPPGATTLAARPITPEDYVTWGQQGTATQGFFEKEIARQTHAFGALAQVMSTYEARGTQDGPLIAKGVNSIQLFNDGQRWWVMNILWMDEKAAGLAVPKDLTQK, from the coding sequence ATGTCGCGCCTGCTCGTCGCTTGTGCCGTCCTGCTGGGAACCGCGTCCTTCGCCCAGGCCCCCGCGGCTCCGCCTCCGCAGCCCAAGGCCACGGCCCCCGCCGCTCCGGAGAAGCCCAATCCCATCAAGGCCTCCGCGGAGCGCACCCAGGCCGCGCTCGCGCAGCTGCCCAAGGCGAAGCCCGAGGACGTGAAGTCCCAGGACGCCATCCTCAAGGCCCTCTACGACGTCATCAGCGGGCCGGCGGGCGCGCCTCGCGACTGGCAGCGCTTCCGCTCCCTCTTCTATCCGGGCGCCCAGCTCATCCCGCTGGCCAGGCCTCCGGGCGCGACCACGCTGGCGGCCCGCCCCATCACCCCGGAGGACTACGTGACGTGGGGCCAGCAGGGCACCGCGACGCAGGGCTTCTTCGAGAAGGAGATTGCCCGCCAGACGCACGCCTTCGGCGCGCTGGCGCAGGTCATGAGCACCTACGAGGCGCGCGGCACGCAGGACGGGCCGCTCATCGCCAAGGGCGTCAACAGCATCCAGCTCTTCAACGACGGCCAGCGCTGGTGGGTGATGAACATCCTCTGGATGGACGAGAAGGCCGCCGGCCTCGCCGTGCCCAAGGACCTCACCCAGAAGTAG
- a CDS encoding acyl-CoA thioesterase, whose product MSSPFLVATLVEPLEPGHYRSRYEAPWYQGRGAYGGVVAGQVLRALEHHLNDPQRQVRSFTVHFCSPATEGVADLHTRIERAGKFVTHATARVESGGTVVAVATATFGAARGGAPEYMDFVMPEVPAPGTLTPVPDDVPMPDFCRFFEYRYCVGSTPYSGGPTAEVGGWLRPRVPTALDTALCVGLMDAYPPSVLSRMDGFRAAASVDFSVQFFQTFPVKGLAPDAHYLRTGRSRQAADGYTEETQLLWAEDGTLLAQCRQLVAVLG is encoded by the coding sequence ATGAGCTCGCCCTTCCTTGTCGCCACCCTCGTTGAACCGCTCGAACCCGGGCACTACCGCTCGCGCTACGAGGCGCCCTGGTATCAGGGCCGGGGTGCCTACGGCGGCGTGGTGGCGGGACAGGTGCTGCGCGCGCTGGAGCACCACCTGAACGACCCGCAGCGGCAGGTGCGCTCGTTCACCGTGCACTTCTGCTCGCCTGCGACAGAGGGCGTGGCGGACCTGCACACGCGCATCGAGCGCGCCGGCAAGTTCGTCACCCACGCCACCGCGCGCGTGGAGAGCGGCGGCACGGTGGTGGCCGTCGCCACGGCGACCTTTGGCGCCGCTCGCGGTGGCGCCCCCGAGTACATGGACTTCGTCATGCCGGAGGTGCCCGCGCCCGGGACGCTCACGCCCGTCCCCGACGACGTGCCCATGCCGGACTTCTGCCGCTTCTTCGAGTACCGCTACTGCGTGGGTTCGACGCCGTACTCGGGTGGGCCCACGGCGGAGGTGGGCGGCTGGCTGCGGCCTCGCGTCCCCACGGCGTTGGACACGGCGCTGTGCGTGGGACTGATGGACGCGTATCCGCCGTCCGTGCTGTCGCGGATGGATGGCTTCCGCGCGGCGGCGTCCGTGGACTTCAGCGTCCAGTTCTTCCAGACGTTCCCGGTGAAGGGCCTCGCGCCGGACGCGCACTACCTGCGCACCGGCCGCTCGCGCCAGGCCGCGGACGGCTACACGGAGGAGACCCAGCTCCTCTGGGCGGAGGACGGCACGCTGCTCGCGCAGTGCCGTCAGCTCGTCGCCGTGCTCGGTTGA
- a CDS encoding endonuclease/exonuclease/phosphatase family protein, with amino-acid sequence MRLKVLTLNVAHGAPFAVPMPFLRRRSALLGTLDRVAALLAREGADVVALQEADRSSLFSGRVDQVARIAEQAGYPHVHHGVHSGVPRLFAQGTALLSRQPLESCDTAHFGRDRRVDKGYVVATLAGEHGLEAVSLHLDPFSAAVRLRQVDRLIHALRQRPPRPRVVMGDFNAEGLDGPVARLCAELGLHTPAEGEPTYPLPHARQRLDQVLISQGLRFTRYARLPDAVSDHHAVVAELVS; translated from the coding sequence GTGCGGCTCAAGGTCCTCACCCTGAACGTGGCGCACGGTGCGCCGTTCGCCGTGCCCATGCCCTTCCTGCGCCGGAGGTCCGCGCTGCTGGGCACCTTGGACCGGGTGGCGGCGCTGCTCGCGCGTGAAGGCGCGGACGTGGTGGCGTTGCAGGAGGCGGACCGGTCCAGCCTCTTCAGCGGGCGGGTGGATCAGGTGGCCCGCATCGCGGAGCAGGCCGGCTATCCGCACGTGCACCACGGCGTGCACTCCGGCGTCCCCAGACTGTTCGCGCAGGGCACCGCGCTCTTGAGCCGGCAGCCGCTGGAGTCCTGCGACACCGCGCACTTCGGGCGCGACCGGCGCGTGGACAAGGGCTACGTCGTGGCCACGCTCGCCGGGGAGCACGGGCTGGAGGCCGTGTCCCTGCACCTGGATCCGTTCTCCGCGGCGGTGCGGCTGCGGCAGGTGGACCGGCTCATCCACGCCCTGCGCCAGCGGCCACCGCGGCCTCGGGTGGTGATGGGCGACTTCAACGCGGAGGGCCTGGACGGTCCCGTAGCCCGCCTGTGCGCGGAGCTGGGGCTGCACACGCCCGCGGAAGGCGAGCCCACGTATCCCCTTCCGCACGCGCGTCAGCGCCTGGATCAGGTGCTCATCTCTCAAGGCCTGCGCTTCACCCGCTACGCGCGCCTGCCCGACGCCGTCTCCGACCACCACGCCGTGGTGGCCGAGCTGGTGTCCTGA
- the gyrA gene encoding DNA gyrase subunit A → MADDTTDTPATPPAPPPSSGAGELIPINIEDEMRRSYLDYSMSVIIGRALPDVRDGLKPVHRRVLFAMNDLGNLHNRAYKKSARVVGDVIGKYHPHGDSSVYDAMVRLAQEWSLRYLLVDGQGNFGSVDGDSPAAMRYTEVRMERLAEDLLSDIDKETVEFGPNYDDSLEEPLVLPAKFPNLLVNGSSGIAVGMTTNIPPHNMTEVISGTLHLIDNPGCTVLDLMQFIEGPDFPTAAIITGREGIRRAYETGRGAMTIRARTEIETNKKGDREAIIVTEIPYQVNKARLIEKIAELVREKKLEGISDIRDESDRQGMRIVIELKRDAISQVVLNNLFSMTQMETTFGAVMLAIDGGQPRTLNLKELLDRFIAHRRDVVTRRTRYELRKALARMHIVEGLLVAQDLIDLVVSLIRASRDPDEARWGLMNILSPELYTRERFQNLDRIDYAKAKAQMELLVSRARNEEPAYGGLEHKYEGAGFSEDQAQNILEMRLQRLTGLQREELFKELIGLVRDIARLRDILANEKSLLSVIKAELMEIRERYGDKRRTEITGAVDDLTSEDLIAEETMVVTLSHTGYVKRSPLSEYRAQKRGGRGKTGAGTKEDDFVTKVFVASTHAYLMPITTKGKLYSLKVHQIPQGSRTSRGKAIVNLVQFGEGERLAQVLVTRDFPENRYVFFVTKKGVVKRTDLSAFENVRVSGIIALGIDEGDELVGVMITDGTKDILLSTATGMSIRFKEDDVRSMGRQAYGVKGITLEDGDEVVGADLLDKEPEEGQAPAEQSSAILTVTENGYGKRTEGAEYRQQGRGGKGIIDIKTTERNGRVVGVVQVKDSDEVMLVTNGGMLIRMKVKEISVIGRNTQGVRLIALENGEEKVMAISKLPEGEESEEETETTSPVEGSSAEASAEAAPVEAASPEAPADEAASPGPEGEPGSEG, encoded by the coding sequence ATGGCTGACGACACCACCGACACGCCGGCAACGCCCCCCGCGCCCCCTCCGTCGAGCGGCGCCGGAGAGCTCATTCCCATCAACATCGAAGACGAGATGCGCCGCTCGTATCTCGACTACTCGATGTCCGTCATCATCGGCCGCGCGCTGCCAGACGTGCGCGACGGCCTGAAGCCCGTCCACCGTCGCGTCCTCTTCGCGATGAACGACCTGGGCAACCTCCACAACCGCGCCTACAAGAAGAGCGCGCGCGTGGTGGGTGACGTCATCGGTAAGTACCACCCGCACGGCGACTCCTCCGTCTACGACGCCATGGTGCGCCTGGCCCAGGAGTGGAGCCTCCGCTACCTGCTGGTGGACGGCCAGGGCAACTTCGGCTCGGTGGACGGCGACTCGCCGGCGGCCATGCGTTACACGGAAGTGCGCATGGAGCGGCTGGCGGAGGACCTCCTGTCGGACATCGACAAGGAGACCGTCGAGTTCGGCCCCAACTACGACGACTCGCTGGAAGAGCCGCTCGTCCTGCCGGCCAAGTTCCCCAACCTCCTCGTCAACGGCAGCAGCGGCATCGCGGTGGGCATGACCACCAACATCCCGCCGCACAACATGACGGAGGTCATCAGCGGCACGCTGCACCTCATCGACAATCCGGGCTGCACCGTCCTGGACCTGATGCAGTTCATCGAGGGCCCCGACTTCCCCACCGCCGCCATCATCACCGGCCGCGAGGGCATCCGCCGCGCCTACGAGACGGGCCGCGGGGCCATGACCATCCGTGCGCGCACGGAGATTGAAACGAACAAGAAGGGCGACCGTGAGGCCATCATCGTCACGGAGATCCCCTACCAGGTGAACAAGGCCCGGCTCATCGAGAAGATCGCCGAGCTGGTGCGTGAGAAGAAGCTGGAGGGCATCAGCGACATCCGTGACGAGAGCGACCGTCAGGGCATGCGCATCGTCATCGAGCTCAAGCGCGATGCCATCTCCCAGGTGGTGCTCAACAACCTCTTCTCCATGACGCAGATGGAGACGACGTTCGGCGCGGTGATGCTGGCCATCGACGGCGGGCAGCCGCGCACGCTCAACCTCAAGGAGCTGCTGGACCGCTTCATCGCGCACCGCCGCGACGTCGTGACGCGCCGCACGCGCTACGAGCTGCGCAAGGCGCTGGCGCGCATGCACATCGTGGAAGGCCTGCTCGTCGCGCAGGACCTCATCGACCTGGTGGTCAGCCTCATCCGCGCGTCGCGCGACCCGGATGAAGCGCGCTGGGGCCTGATGAACATCCTGTCGCCGGAGCTGTACACGCGCGAGCGCTTCCAGAACCTGGACCGCATCGACTACGCGAAGGCCAAGGCGCAGATGGAGCTGCTGGTCAGCCGCGCGCGCAACGAGGAGCCGGCCTACGGCGGCCTGGAGCACAAGTACGAAGGCGCGGGCTTCAGCGAGGACCAGGCGCAGAACATCCTGGAGATGCGCCTGCAGCGCCTCACCGGCCTGCAGCGCGAGGAGCTCTTCAAGGAGCTCATCGGCCTGGTGCGCGACATCGCGCGCCTGCGCGACATCCTCGCCAACGAGAAGAGCCTGCTCTCCGTCATCAAGGCGGAGCTGATGGAGATCCGCGAGCGCTACGGCGACAAGCGCCGCACGGAGATCACCGGCGCGGTGGATGACCTCACCAGCGAGGACCTCATCGCGGAAGAGACGATGGTGGTCACGCTGTCGCACACGGGCTACGTGAAGCGCTCGCCCCTGTCGGAGTACCGCGCGCAGAAGCGCGGCGGGCGCGGCAAGACGGGCGCGGGGACGAAGGAGGACGACTTCGTCACCAAGGTGTTCGTGGCCAGCACGCACGCGTACCTCATGCCCATCACCACCAAGGGCAAGCTGTACTCGCTGAAGGTGCACCAGATTCCGCAGGGCAGCCGCACCTCGCGCGGCAAGGCCATCGTGAACCTGGTGCAGTTCGGGGAAGGGGAGCGGCTGGCGCAGGTGCTGGTGACGCGCGACTTCCCGGAGAACCGCTACGTCTTCTTCGTCACGAAGAAGGGCGTGGTGAAGCGCACGGACCTGAGCGCGTTCGAGAACGTCCGGGTCAGCGGCATCATCGCGCTGGGCATCGACGAGGGCGACGAGCTGGTGGGCGTGATGATCACCGACGGCACCAAGGACATCCTCCTGTCCACGGCCACGGGCATGAGCATCCGCTTCAAGGAAGACGACGTGCGCTCCATGGGCCGTCAGGCCTACGGCGTGAAGGGCATCACGCTGGAGGACGGCGACGAGGTGGTGGGCGCGGACCTGCTGGACAAGGAGCCGGAGGAGGGCCAGGCGCCCGCGGAGCAGAGCAGCGCCATCCTCACGGTGACGGAGAACGGCTACGGCAAGCGCACCGAAGGCGCCGAGTACCGGCAGCAGGGCCGCGGCGGCAAGGGCATCATCGACATCAAGACCACCGAGCGGAACGGCCGCGTGGTGGGCGTGGTGCAGGTGAAGGACAGCGACGAGGTGATGCTCGTCACCAACGGCGGCATGCTCATCCGCATGAAGGTGAAGGAGATCTCCGTCATCGGCCGCAACACGCAGGGCGTGCGCCTCATCGCGCTGGAGAACGGCGAGGAGAAGGTGATGGCCATCTCCAAGCTGCCCGAAGGCGAGGAGTCCGAGGAGGAGACGGAGACCACCTCGCCGGTGGAGGGCTCCAGCGCCGAGGCTTCCGCGGAGGCCGCGCCGGTGGAGGCCGCTTCGCCGGAGGCTCCGGCGGACGAGGCCGCTTCGCCCGGCCCGGAAGGTGAGCCCGGCTCGGAAGGCTGA